In Diorhabda carinulata isolate Delta chromosome 6, icDioCari1.1, whole genome shotgun sequence, a single genomic region encodes these proteins:
- the LOC130895348 gene encoding scavenger receptor class B member 1-like isoform X2, which translates to MKEIRYTVNKKILTLALVGVIMVCCSCLIYFYDPLNFIIQKLLSITPGSILFGLWADPPYTPALKFYIFNVTNSEQFLNGEEKLNITEVGPYCYREYLTNQNATFDIEKGTMTFRPHRNIVLDPECSARDPKKDRILVPNIPLLGIQSYLTDYNFLTSMAFSSLSLAMGSQSFVNITVDEYLWGYNDSLVAVANQFVPKWIDFDTFGIFQRLLSRDNANEVVVAVNPEKIESRYSNLLSEEERRAFFHIVKWNGLEGLPEWGYDGSDEAIKTTKKCQLVEGVYDGTFYPHPMKKTNINLFRKAFCRPITLEYFEEGYTKQGFKSYNYKMASNMFASPEENKENECFCHGGECPGKGLQTIAPCYYDIPITLSQPHFLNSPREIVDSVNGLEPKEEKHNSIAKMHPYLGIPLDESALKIQVNLGIKQTRFNSKTRPFNGLNVPILWIELSCTSLPSTVSFLITLVTDILPIGQKVLIYLLGILGLAFISGAALLTLFFTKTTIPRSLSIASEYSPVPVIHLPAKYFKDKEIKIRK; encoded by the exons aAATTCTTACCTTAGCTTTGGTAGGAGTCATAATGGTGTGTTGTTCCTGCCTCATCTACTTCTATGATCCACTCAATTTCATTATACAAAAG ttGCTTTCTATTACACCTGGAAGCATATTATTTGGATTATGGGCAGACCCTCCTTACACACCAGCGCTAAAATTCTACATTTTTAACGTAACGAATTCAGAACAATTCCTTAACGGCGAAGAAAAGCTAAATATTACTGAAGTAGGGCCGTACTGCTATAG gGAATACTTAACAAATCAGAATGCAACTTTTGACATCGAAAAAGGTACTATGACATTCAGACCGCATAGGAACATCGTTTTGGATCCAGAGTGCTCAGCTAGGGATCCAAAAAAAGACAGAATTCTTGTTCCCAATATTCCACTTCTT GGTATTCAGAGCTATTTGACCGATTACAATTTCTTGACGAGTATGGCATTTTCAAGCTTAAGTCTCGCCATGGGATCCCAATCTTTCGTTAACATAACAGTTGATGAATATTTGTGGGGCTACAACGATAGTCTGGTAGCAGTAGCCAATCAATTTGTTCCAAAATGGATTGATTTCGATACATTTGGTATTTTCCAAAGG TTGCTGAGTCGAGATAATGCTAATGAAGTAGTAGTCGCTGTAAATCCCGAAAAAATAGAATCTCGTTACAGTAACCTTTTGTCAGAAGAAGAACGCAGAGCATTTTTCCATATAGTAAAATGGAATGGTCTGGAAGGACTACCGGAATGGGGATACGACGGTAGCGACGAAGCTATAAAAACAACTAAGAAATGTCAATTAGTAGAAGGTGTTTACGACGGAACATTCTATCCTCATCCAATgaagaaaacaaatatcaaCTTATTCAGAAAAGCATTTTGTCGTCCCATAACCTTGGAATACTTCGAGGAAGGTTACACTAAACAAGGATTCAAATCTTACAATTACAAAATGGCTTCCAATATGTTCGCTTCGCcggaagaaaataaagaaaatgaatgcTTTTGTCATGGAGGAGAATGTCCAGGAAAAGGCTTGCAAACTATAGCGCCTTGTTATTACGATATACCGATTACATTATCACAACCACATTTTTTGAATTCCCCACGGGAAATTGTTGATAGTGTCAATGGTTTAGAACCAAAAGAAGAGAAGCATAACAGCATAGCTAAAATGCACCCTTATTTGGGTATACCTCTAGATGAATCTGCTTTAAAAATACAAGTGAACCTAGGGATTAAACAAACCAGATTCAATTCAAAAACGAGACCTTTTAACGGCCTTAACGTTCCTATCTTATGGATAGAACTCAGTTGTACGAGTTTACCATCTACCGTAAGCTTCCTCATAACACTAGTGACGGATATATTACCGATAGGtcaaaaagtattaatatatttattaggtATACTTGGTTTAGCTTTTATATCGGGTGCGGCGTTGCTAACGTTGTTTTTCACTAAAACTACCATCCCTAGGTCTCTAAGTATTGCTTCTGAGTATTCGCCCGTACCTGTTATTCATTTACCTGCCAAGTATTTCAAAGATAAAGAGATAAAGATTCGTAAATAG
- the LOC130895348 gene encoding scavenger receptor class B member 1-like isoform X1, whose product MDRLKRCSNPAKFEEILTLALVGVIMVCCSCLIYFYDPLNFIIQKLLSITPGSILFGLWADPPYTPALKFYIFNVTNSEQFLNGEEKLNITEVGPYCYREYLTNQNATFDIEKGTMTFRPHRNIVLDPECSARDPKKDRILVPNIPLLGIQSYLTDYNFLTSMAFSSLSLAMGSQSFVNITVDEYLWGYNDSLVAVANQFVPKWIDFDTFGIFQRLLSRDNANEVVVAVNPEKIESRYSNLLSEEERRAFFHIVKWNGLEGLPEWGYDGSDEAIKTTKKCQLVEGVYDGTFYPHPMKKTNINLFRKAFCRPITLEYFEEGYTKQGFKSYNYKMASNMFASPEENKENECFCHGGECPGKGLQTIAPCYYDIPITLSQPHFLNSPREIVDSVNGLEPKEEKHNSIAKMHPYLGIPLDESALKIQVNLGIKQTRFNSKTRPFNGLNVPILWIELSCTSLPSTVSFLITLVTDILPIGQKVLIYLLGILGLAFISGAALLTLFFTKTTIPRSLSIASEYSPVPVIHLPAKYFKDKEIKIRK is encoded by the exons atgGATAGATTAAAACGGTGTTCAAATCCAGCGAAATTTGAAg aAATTCTTACCTTAGCTTTGGTAGGAGTCATAATGGTGTGTTGTTCCTGCCTCATCTACTTCTATGATCCACTCAATTTCATTATACAAAAG ttGCTTTCTATTACACCTGGAAGCATATTATTTGGATTATGGGCAGACCCTCCTTACACACCAGCGCTAAAATTCTACATTTTTAACGTAACGAATTCAGAACAATTCCTTAACGGCGAAGAAAAGCTAAATATTACTGAAGTAGGGCCGTACTGCTATAG gGAATACTTAACAAATCAGAATGCAACTTTTGACATCGAAAAAGGTACTATGACATTCAGACCGCATAGGAACATCGTTTTGGATCCAGAGTGCTCAGCTAGGGATCCAAAAAAAGACAGAATTCTTGTTCCCAATATTCCACTTCTT GGTATTCAGAGCTATTTGACCGATTACAATTTCTTGACGAGTATGGCATTTTCAAGCTTAAGTCTCGCCATGGGATCCCAATCTTTCGTTAACATAACAGTTGATGAATATTTGTGGGGCTACAACGATAGTCTGGTAGCAGTAGCCAATCAATTTGTTCCAAAATGGATTGATTTCGATACATTTGGTATTTTCCAAAGG TTGCTGAGTCGAGATAATGCTAATGAAGTAGTAGTCGCTGTAAATCCCGAAAAAATAGAATCTCGTTACAGTAACCTTTTGTCAGAAGAAGAACGCAGAGCATTTTTCCATATAGTAAAATGGAATGGTCTGGAAGGACTACCGGAATGGGGATACGACGGTAGCGACGAAGCTATAAAAACAACTAAGAAATGTCAATTAGTAGAAGGTGTTTACGACGGAACATTCTATCCTCATCCAATgaagaaaacaaatatcaaCTTATTCAGAAAAGCATTTTGTCGTCCCATAACCTTGGAATACTTCGAGGAAGGTTACACTAAACAAGGATTCAAATCTTACAATTACAAAATGGCTTCCAATATGTTCGCTTCGCcggaagaaaataaagaaaatgaatgcTTTTGTCATGGAGGAGAATGTCCAGGAAAAGGCTTGCAAACTATAGCGCCTTGTTATTACGATATACCGATTACATTATCACAACCACATTTTTTGAATTCCCCACGGGAAATTGTTGATAGTGTCAATGGTTTAGAACCAAAAGAAGAGAAGCATAACAGCATAGCTAAAATGCACCCTTATTTGGGTATACCTCTAGATGAATCTGCTTTAAAAATACAAGTGAACCTAGGGATTAAACAAACCAGATTCAATTCAAAAACGAGACCTTTTAACGGCCTTAACGTTCCTATCTTATGGATAGAACTCAGTTGTACGAGTTTACCATCTACCGTAAGCTTCCTCATAACACTAGTGACGGATATATTACCGATAGGtcaaaaagtattaatatatttattaggtATACTTGGTTTAGCTTTTATATCGGGTGCGGCGTTGCTAACGTTGTTTTTCACTAAAACTACCATCCCTAGGTCTCTAAGTATTGCTTCTGAGTATTCGCCCGTACCTGTTATTCATTTACCTGCCAAGTATTTCAAAGATAAAGAGATAAAGATTCGTAAATAG